Within the SAR202 cluster bacterium genome, the region TGTCAAAGAGAGTCGGCGGGCAACCGGGTTAGTAACTCCCCGCCGGTAGCTGTAGAATAACTGTGACGATTTCCGACTGAACAAAGATCGAGAGGTTTTCGAGCCAATGGCGCCAAAGACGATGTTCGAAAAGATCTGGGACTCCCACGTTGTGCACGAGGAGGCCGGGAAGCCAACCATGCTGTACGTGGACCTGCACCTCGTGCACGAGGTTACATCTCCTCAGGCCTTCGACGGCCTGCGCGCAGCCGGACGCAAGGTGCGCAGGCCCGAGCTCACGCTCGCGACGGCCGACCACAACACACCCACCACGCCGGGCAGGAATCGCCTCCCGATTACGGACCCCATCGCCAGGCAGCAGCTCGAGGCGCTCTCCCGCAACTGCAACGAGTTCGGCGTGCCGCTTTACGATATGGCCAGCCAGTACCAGGGCATCGTCCACATCGTAGGGCCGGAGCAGGGGCTGACGCAGCCGGGGAAGATCATCGTTTGCGGCGACAGCCACACCTCCACGCACGGCGCGTTCGGCGCGCTGGCGTTCGGCATCGGCACGTCAGAGGTTGAGCACGTCCTGGCGACCCAGACGATCCGCCAGAGCAAGCCGAAGACCATGGAGATCCGCGTCAACGGCCCGGCGCCTTTCGGCGTCACAGCCAAGGACATTATCCTGAGCATCATCGGCAAGATCGGCGTCAGCGGCGGGCAGGGCTACGCCGTGGAGTACACCGGCCAGGCGATCCGCGACCTCTCCATCGAGGGCCGTATGACCGTCTGTAACATGTCCATCGAGGGCGGCGCCCGCGCCGGCATGGTTGCTCCGGACGAGAAGACATTCGCATACCTCAAGGGCAGACCCAGCTCGCCGAAGGGCAAGGAATGGGACGCGGCTGTTGAGCGCTGGAAGGCGCTCCAGACAGACCCCGGCGCAAAGTTCGACAGGCTGGTCGAGATCGACGCCGCCTCGCTGGAGCCCATGGTCTCGTGGGGCACCACGCCCGGCATGGTTGCGCCGGTGACCGGCAGGGTGCCGAGCCCTGCATCGTTCTCGGATAACAACGACCGCCGGGCCGCCGAGCGCGCACTGGAGTACATGGGGCTGGCGCCGGAGACGCGCGTGGAGGACATCGCCATCGACCGCGTGTTCCTTGGCTCCTGCACAAACGCCCGTATGGAGGACCTGCGAATCGCGGCGGATGTCATCAAGGGCCGCAAGGTCAGCGACAGGGTCTATGCGATGGTCGTTCCCGGCTCCACGCAGGTCAAAAAGCAGGCCGAGGCCGAAGGGCTGGACCGCATCTTCAAGGAAGCCGGCTTCGACTGGCGGGAGGCCGGGTGCTCGATGTGCCTGGGCATGAACCCGGACACCCTGAAGCCCGGCGAGCGCTGCGCCTCCACCTCCAACCGCAACTTCGAGGGTCGCCAGGGCAAGGGCGGACGCACGCACCTGGTCAGCCCCGAGATGGCCGCCGCCGCCGCCATCGCCGGCCACTTCGTGGACATCCGTGAGTGGAAGAAGAACGGAGTTTAATTGGACTTATTGGCTGGAGCAATCCTTTGGACGACGAGAAGGTAATATTCAGGTTCCACGCGCTAAACAGGATGTTCCAGCGGCGCATACGAAAACAGAATGTTTATCGCGTCTTGGGAACTGGAGAGACCATAGAAGACTACCCAAAGTCTCACCCGTTCCCAAGCCGCCTTGTGCTGGGATGCATAGACTTTCGACCGCTGCACGTTGTTGTTGGATTCGATGAAAGACTTGGGCTAACTTATATAGTAACTGCCTATGAGCCTGATCCGAGTGAATGGGAACCCGGTTTTCGCAGGAGGCATGTATGAAATGCATCATTTGCAAACATGGAGAGCTTAACCCGGGTAACACGAGCATCCTGCTGACACGGGATTCGCTGACTTTAGTTGTCAAGAATGTTCCTGCACTTCTGTGCTCAACATGCGGAGAAGAATATGTTGACGGAGCCATTGCAGGCCGCCTGCTCGAAACAGCGGAGGAAGCCGTTAAATTAGGCGTGCAGGTGGATGTTCGCAACTACGTAGCGGCGTAGCCATGGACTTCACACCGCTTGAGCGGCTTGATATCATCGCGAACTCGCTGCAGAGGGCGAAGGCCTTCACGGCGGGAATGGACCGCGACGCGTTCCGCGGCGATGCGCGGACGCGGTACGCTACTGTCTTTTCGCTTGAGACCGCAGCGAAGGTGGCGGAAGAGGTCCCGCGCGAGGTGCGCCTCCGGATGCAGTACGTGCCGTGGATGGAATTCGACCGCATCGCCCACGCGGTGGCGGTGGAGCGCTACCACGAGACGGACCCGGACAGCGTGTGGACGCTTGTAACGGAGGTGCTGCCCGACCTCCTTACCTCCGTGCAGAGGGCAATCATGCTCTTGCAGATGGAGGAGTCCCACAGGCCGAATGTGAATTGAAGGGTGAGCCGCCGGTCAAGGATAGCCTGACTGGAGTGTAACCGCTTCACCCTCTCTGTCCCGATGAAGCATCGGGACATCTCCCCCATCGAGGGGGAGAAAAAGATTTGATCGGAGCAAAGAAATACATGCAACCGTTTACAAAAGTGACTTCCGTCGTTGCGCCGCTGGACAGGGTGGACGTGGACACGGACCAGATTATCCCCAAGCAGTTCCTGAAGCGCATTGAGCGGACGGGCTTCGGACAGTACATGTTCTTCGACTGGCGGTTCAAGGAAGACGGGAAGACCCCAAATCCGGACTTTGAGCTGAACCGGCCGGCGTACAGGGGCGCGAACATTCTCGTTACCGGGCGCAACTTCGGGTGCGGCTCCTCCCGCGAGCACGCGCCCTGGGCGCTGCTGGACTACGGCTTCAGGGCGATCATCGCGCCGAGCTTCGCGGACATCTTCTTCAACAACTGCTTCCAGAACGGCATCCTGCCCATCGTGCTGCCGGAGCCGACGGTGAAGAAGATCATGGACAAGGCCGCGAAGAAGCCGGGCTACAGGTTGAACATCGACCTCGCCGCCCAGCGCGTGTGGGACGACGAGGAGGACGTTGTTGTGCAGTTCAACGTGGACCCCTTCCGGAAGCACTGCCTGCTAAACGGGCTGGACGACATCGGCCTGACGCTGCAGTACGAGGACAAGATTGCGGCGTACGAGGCGAAGCGGCAGTGAGCAGTGAGTAGTAGGCAGTCAGCCAGACCGAAAGGCAGGTGTTAGGTGTTAGGTGTTGGATCGAACCTAACACCCAAGACCCAACACCGGCTGTTGGATTGGCCGACTGCTGACTGCCGACTGCCTACTGCTGTCTCTCACCGTCCGTCGCCTGCTCTATGGCCTTGAGCTGCTGGCGGTAGCCTTCGATGGCCTCCGCGGACCACTCGGAGGGGTCAAGCTCTTCGTGCTTCTTTGAGCGGCGGGCGATGCGGCGCACGCCGCCGGCCACCTTGCCCTGGAGCGAGCTTACCTCGCGCGCGACGGCGGAGCGGAAGTGCGAGCTGTACTCGCCCATCTTGCGGTACTTCTTGTAGCGCTCGCGCACCAGCTTCCTGTCCGCCCTCTCGTGCAGCGCTGCAAGCTCCCGAAGCAGCACCCGCCGCAGCTCCCGCGCCGTCTCATCCGGGTTGGTGTGCGCGCCCGCCACCGGCTCCGGCACCACCACGTCCACTATCCCCATCTCCTTCGCGTGCTTCGCCGTGAGCCGCAGCGACTCCGCCATCTCATCCGCCTTCGCCTCGTCGCGGTAGATGATGCTCGCAGCGTCCTCAGGGGAAATCACCGTGTAGATGGCGTTCTCCAGCATCAGCACGCGGTCGGCCACGCCCAGGGCCAGCGCGGCCTCGCTGCCGCCCTCGCCGATGATGACCGCGATGGACGGCGCGTCCAGCCCCGCCATCTGCGCCATCGTGGTCGCGATGGCGTTGCCCAGGCCGTGCTCCTCGGACTCAATGCTGGCGTTGCTGCCCGGCGTGTCTATCAGCGTGATGAGCGGCACCCTGAACTTCCGGGCCATTGCGATGGCGCGCTGCGCCTTGCGGTAGCCGTCCGGCGACGGCCTGCCGCCGTTGCGCTCGGCAGGGTCTCCCACCCTGCCCCGCTCGTGGCCGATGATCACTACCGTCTGCCCGCCGATGTCCCCTATCCCCGCCACCACCGCCGGGTCGTCGCCGTGGGCGCGGTCGCCGTGCAGCTCAACGAAGTTTGTCACAATGCGGCCGATGTAGTCGTACGTCGTCGGCCGCTCCTTGTGGCGGGCCAGCTTCACGGCGTCCCACGCGACCGGGCGGGCGTGGCCGGCCTCCGGCGTCTCGGCCTTCTCCGGCGCTGTGAGCTGGTACTTCGAGACCAACATGTCCAGCAGCGCGGCGGTGAGGTCGCGCAGGCGGGTGCGGTCTGCGATCGTGTCCACCAGGCCGTGCTCCAGGTGGGCCTCCGACGTGTGGGAGCCCATCGGCAGCGGGTGGTCTGTGACCTTGCGGATCGTGCGAAGGGGGGCGACGCCGACGATAGCGCCGGGCTCCGCGACGATGACGTCGGCCAGGTTGGCGAAGCTGGCGTAGACCTGGCCCGTGGACGGGTTGGCGAGGACGGTGATGAAGGCGATGCCCTTCTCGTTGAGCTGGGAGGCGGCGATGCTGGTCTTGGCCATCTGCATGAGGGAGAGGACGCCCTCCTGTATGCGCGCGCCGCCGCTGGTGACGACGGCGACGACGGGCATCTCCTTCCTGACGGCGTGCTCGAAGGCAAGCGCGACTTTTTCACCCACGACGCAGCCCATGCTGCCGCCCATGAAGCCGAAGTCCAGGACGATGAGGACGACGGGGGTGCCGCTGATGGTGCACGATCCTGTGACGGCGGCCTCGGTGAGGCCGGTGCGCTTCTGGTCGCGGAAGACGCGCTCCTTGTACGACACGCGAGACGAGAAGGAGAGCGGGTCCAGCGACGTGACGGAGCGGTTGGTCTCCCTGAACGTGTCCGGGTCCGCCAGCATGTTGATGCGGTCGCGCGCGGTCATGCTGTAGTGGAAGCGGCACGTTGGGCACACGGCGTACTGGGCAAAGAAGTCATTGCCCGCCAGCAGCGTCTCGCAGATGAGGCATCGCTCCCGCGATGGCCCTGCCTTCCCCGGCGGCGGCTTGACCTTCTTCGCCTTCTTGTCTTCCTTAACCTTCGGCGCCTTAGCCTTGCCGGCCTCTTTGGCCTTCTTCGGCTCTTTCAGCGCCTTCTTCTTGTTGTTCTTCGTATCGGTAGGCGGCATCTGCATCCTGGGTGCAACCTAACCCCTGCCCCTTCCTCCCGATTCGCTCCGCTCATGAGGGATCTGCGACTGAGAGGGAAGGGGTTCAGAGGAACAAAGCCATTCAACGGCTTTTGTTATTTCGTGGCATGTTAATTATAGACGGGGTACGGGGTACGGGGAACGGGGGGCTTTCGTAGGGGCGCACTGCGTGCGCCCGGCCCTGCCCACGCATGCCGCCGCACAAACCACGTCACGCGCAAACAGGCGCACGGATGTGTTGTGCACCGGTCAACCTCCGCTTAGAATGGGCCGGGTAAGGCAACCTGGCCCCGGCGACCCGAGCTTCACACGCCGGACTTCACGCGAGGAAAAGAAGAGATGCCAAAGCCCTCAGACCAGGAAAAGCAAGAGGTCATCCGGTTCCTCGAGGCGGACAAGCCGCTGCCGGACAAGTACCGGTTCCTGCTGTTCGGCGACAAACGGGAGGTGGAGCTTGTCTGGAACGGGAAGACGAACGAGGTCACCAACGTTGTCCTGCCCTTCCAGGTGATCGAGCAGGTGGACGAGCCGCGCGCGGAGAAGGATGTGAAGCTGCAGCTTGGAATGTTCGATACGGACAGCCGAGGGCGGCAGCTCAAAGGGTGGACGAACAAGCTGATCTGGGGCGACAACAAGCTGATCCTCTCCAGCCTGAAGAATGGGCCGATGCGAGAGGAGATCGAGAAGCAGGGCGGCATAAAGCTGATCTACATAGACCCGCCGTTCGACGTGGGCGCTGACTTCAGCATGGATATCGAGATCGGCGACGAGACGTTCACCAAGCGGCCGAACATCCTGGAAGAGATCGCCTTCCGGGATACCTGGGGCAATGGAGCGGACTCGTTTATCTCAATAATGTACGATCGGTTAGTGCTGATGCGGGACCTGTTGGCGGAGGATGGGAGCATTTATGTGCACTGTGATTGGCGAGTGAATAGTTTCTTGCGGCTGGCGTTGGACGAACTCTTCGGCGCTGCTAGTTTCGTAAACGAAATAGTTTGGCGACGGACAACGGCTCATGGAGATGCAAAACAAGGAGCGCGGCGGTATGACATCCTTCACGATACGGTCCTTTTCTACGCAAGGAACGCCGATCAATTCACATGGAACACCCAATATGTCCCTTTCTCTGACGACCAAATTGACCAGCAGTACAACAAGATAGAGAACGGAAGGCGGTATCGCCCCGTGACGCCGACTGCGTCGAAGCCCGGTGGAGACACTTTATATGAATGGAAGGGTGTAAAACCCCCTGCAGGGCGTTATTGGGCATACACTAAGAGCAAAATGGAGGCGTTCGATCAGGCTGGTAAGTTGTACTACAGCAGCACGGGGCAGCCTTATATCAAATACTATCTTGACGAACGCCCAAAGTAGCGGCCCCTTCAATTTGGCACGATATGCTGTTGGCGCCCACCGCAAAAGAGCGAGTTGAGTACCCCACACAAAAACCTGAAGCATTGCTGGATCGCATCATCAAAGCGTCTTCCAACCCCGGCGACCTTGTCGCCGACTTTTTCGTCGGCTCCGGCACTACAGCGGCGGTGGCCGAGAAGCTGGGGCGGAAATGGATTGCGACGGACCTGGGCAAGTTCGCCATTCACACGACCCGCAAGCGGATGATCGGCGTGCAGCGG harbors:
- the leuC gene encoding 3-isopropylmalate dehydratase large subunit, which encodes MAPKTMFEKIWDSHVVHEEAGKPTMLYVDLHLVHEVTSPQAFDGLRAAGRKVRRPELTLATADHNTPTTPGRNRLPITDPIARQQLEALSRNCNEFGVPLYDMASQYQGIVHIVGPEQGLTQPGKIIVCGDSHTSTHGAFGALAFGIGTSEVEHVLATQTIRQSKPKTMEIRVNGPAPFGVTAKDIILSIIGKIGVSGGQGYAVEYTGQAIRDLSIEGRMTVCNMSIEGGARAGMVAPDEKTFAYLKGRPSSPKGKEWDAAVERWKALQTDPGAKFDRLVEIDAASLEPMVSWGTTPGMVAPVTGRVPSPASFSDNNDRRAAERALEYMGLAPETRVEDIAIDRVFLGSCTNARMEDLRIAADVIKGRKVSDRVYAMVVPGSTQVKKQAEAEGLDRIFKEAGFDWREAGCSMCLGMNPDTLKPGERCASTSNRNFEGRQGKGGRTHLVSPEMAAAAAIAGHFVDIREWKKNGV
- a CDS encoding DUF4258 domain-containing protein; the encoded protein is MDDEKVIFRFHALNRMFQRRIRKQNVYRVLGTGETIEDYPKSHPFPSRLVLGCIDFRPLHVVVGFDERLGLTYIVTAYEPDPSEWEPGFRRRHV
- a CDS encoding type II toxin-antitoxin system MqsA family antitoxin is translated as MKCIICKHGELNPGNTSILLTRDSLTLVVKNVPALLCSTCGEEYVDGAIAGRLLETAEEAVKLGVQVDVRNYVAA
- a CDS encoding DUF86 domain-containing protein; protein product: MDFTPLERLDIIANSLQRAKAFTAGMDRDAFRGDARTRYATVFSLETAAKVAEEVPREVRLRMQYVPWMEFDRIAHAVAVERYHETDPDSVWTLVTEVLPDLLTSVQRAIMLLQMEESHRPNVN
- the leuD gene encoding 3-isopropylmalate dehydratase small subunit; translation: MQPFTKVTSVVAPLDRVDVDTDQIIPKQFLKRIERTGFGQYMFFDWRFKEDGKTPNPDFELNRPAYRGANILVTGRNFGCGSSREHAPWALLDYGFRAIIAPSFADIFFNNCFQNGILPIVLPEPTVKKIMDKAAKKPGYRLNIDLAAQRVWDDEEDVVVQFNVDPFRKHCLLNGLDDIGLTLQYEDKIAAYEAKRQ
- a CDS encoding acetyl-CoA carboxylase carboxyl transferase subunit beta; translated protein: MQMPPTDTKNNKKKALKEPKKAKEAGKAKAPKVKEDKKAKKVKPPPGKAGPSRERCLICETLLAGNDFFAQYAVCPTCRFHYSMTARDRINMLADPDTFRETNRSVTSLDPLSFSSRVSYKERVFRDQKRTGLTEAAVTGSCTISGTPVVLIVLDFGFMGGSMGCVVGEKVALAFEHAVRKEMPVVAVVTSGGARIQEGVLSLMQMAKTSIAASQLNEKGIAFITVLANPSTGQVYASFANLADVIVAEPGAIVGVAPLRTIRKVTDHPLPMGSHTSEAHLEHGLVDTIADRTRLRDLTAALLDMLVSKYQLTAPEKAETPEAGHARPVAWDAVKLARHKERPTTYDYIGRIVTNFVELHGDRAHGDDPAVVAGIGDIGGQTVVIIGHERGRVGDPAERNGGRPSPDGYRKAQRAIAMARKFRVPLITLIDTPGSNASIESEEHGLGNAIATTMAQMAGLDAPSIAVIIGEGGSEAALALGVADRVLMLENAIYTVISPEDAASIIYRDEAKADEMAESLRLTAKHAKEMGIVDVVVPEPVAGAHTNPDETARELRRVLLRELAALHERADRKLVRERYKKYRKMGEYSSHFRSAVAREVSSLQGKVAGGVRRIARRSKKHEELDPSEWSAEAIEGYRQQLKAIEQATDGERQQ